CCAATTTCTGTTGCATTAACTGTTGGGAAAAAAGTTCCAAAAGAATGGTTTGAAAAAGCAAACGGAAAAAAGATATTAGGTTTAGCTTGTGGTGGTGGACAGCAGGGTCCAGTTTTTGCTATAAAAGGTTATGATGTAACCATAATGGATTTTTCTAAATCACAATTACAAAGAGATGATATGGTTGCTAAAAGAGAAGGCTTAAAAATCAATACAGTTCAAGGCGATATGACAAAACCATTTCCATTTGAAAATGAAACTTTTGATATTATTTTTAATCCAGTTTCAAATGTATATGTAGAAGATTTAGAAAATATATATAAAGAAGCCTCTCGAGTATTGAAAAAGGGTGGATTGTTAATGGTCGGATTTATGAATCCTTGGATATACATGTATGATGCTGATATTGTATGGGACAAACCTGATGAGGAATTACTTTTAAAGTTTTCAATACCTTTTAATTCAAAAGAGCTTGAAGAGGAAGGCAAAATAACCATAAATCCAGAATATGGATATGAATTTAGCCATACCTTAGAAACTCAGATTAGAGGACAACTTAAAAATGGTCTCGCTATGATAGATTTTTATGAATCATGTGATAAAAGACATAGATTATCAAATTATGGAAATGACTATATAGCTACACTTTGCATTAAACTATAATATTATAAAACATACTTCAGGAGAATAGCTCATTTTATTTTCCTTAAGGGTTAAAATCTAAAAATCCTAGTTTACAAAGAAAAGAAAAAATAGATTTCTGAGAAAATATCTACAATAAAGCTGGAGGTGTATTGTTAATTTGAAAAAGTTTATGAAACAAAAATTGACTAATTTAGCTGTTGGAGAATTAGTGGCGGTAGTAGTATTCTGGATAAATTTTTTCCTATTCAAAAAATTGA
The nucleotide sequence above comes from Leptotrichia trevisanii DSM 22070. Encoded proteins:
- a CDS encoding class I SAM-dependent methyltransferase, whose product is MNNYIKLNEDRWNNVKNDYTEPLTHEELEEVRNNPISVALTVGKKVPKEWFEKANGKKILGLACGGGQQGPVFAIKGYDVTIMDFSKSQLQRDDMVAKREGLKINTVQGDMTKPFPFENETFDIIFNPVSNVYVEDLENIYKEASRVLKKGGLLMVGFMNPWIYMYDADIVWDKPDEELLLKFSIPFNSKELEEEGKITINPEYGYEFSHTLETQIRGQLKNGLAMIDFYESCDKRHRLSNYGNDYIATLCIKL